The proteins below come from a single Salinilacihabitans rarus genomic window:
- a CDS encoding site-2 protease family protein — protein sequence MEYGPPAAVGVPDVTGSSTLTWVLAGVAVYWFAIVALRQRGLLPSYVGTQGPILTIHTKRGRELLDRLSRPKRFWRAWANLGVGIALVVMVSMFVFLVIVAVGTLTNPQPASPVQQPRNALVIPGVNDFLPLSAAPGIVIGLLVGLVVHEGGHGLLCRVEGIDIESMGVATLAILPIGAFVEPNQESSKQASRGGQTRMFAAGVTFNFAVTVVAFALLFGPVAGSIAVAPGAAVGGVAPGSPAADAGVQPNDRITAIDGVAVADNDHLLERLDAAEGETITVERNGEETVTIERSLVVTAAASTNPADLAVGDSILAVDGESIATEDGLLAAVGDAEVVTLTIERADGGDRVDREVPIGAAVEVDADGPLAASGAPGGANLVITEFDGERIYAYEELAGALSDREPGETVAVAGYRDGERVSYEVTLGEHPRTDAGFLGILGTPGVSGFSATAIGVEAYPADQFLAALGGDGAGAEVADSFLGKIGLALFLPLASVVGVFPFNFAGFVGGIENFYQVQGPLALLGDWVVFGLANALFWTGWINVQLGFFNCVPAFPLDGGHILRTSTEAVISRLPIEATRGMVRVVTTTVGLTMLISFLTMLFGPQLLAG from the coding sequence ATGGAGTACGGTCCCCCGGCGGCGGTCGGCGTTCCCGACGTGACCGGTTCGAGCACGCTCACGTGGGTTCTGGCCGGCGTCGCCGTCTACTGGTTCGCGATCGTCGCCCTCCGCCAGCGAGGCCTCCTCCCGTCGTACGTCGGGACGCAGGGGCCGATCCTGACGATTCACACGAAACGGGGCCGGGAGCTACTCGACCGGCTCTCCCGGCCGAAGCGGTTCTGGCGCGCGTGGGCGAACCTCGGCGTCGGCATCGCCCTCGTCGTGATGGTGAGCATGTTCGTCTTCCTCGTGATCGTCGCCGTCGGCACGCTCACCAACCCACAGCCCGCCTCGCCGGTCCAGCAACCCCGCAACGCCCTCGTCATCCCCGGCGTCAACGACTTCCTGCCGCTGTCGGCGGCGCCCGGCATCGTGATCGGCCTGCTCGTCGGCCTCGTCGTCCACGAGGGCGGCCACGGCCTGCTCTGTCGCGTCGAGGGCATCGACATCGAGTCGATGGGCGTCGCGACCCTCGCGATCCTCCCGATCGGCGCGTTCGTCGAACCCAACCAGGAGAGCAGCAAGCAGGCCTCCCGCGGCGGGCAGACCCGGATGTTCGCCGCCGGCGTCACGTTCAACTTCGCGGTCACGGTCGTCGCGTTCGCGCTGCTTTTCGGCCCGGTCGCCGGCTCGATCGCCGTCGCCCCGGGCGCCGCGGTCGGCGGCGTCGCCCCCGGCTCGCCGGCGGCGGACGCGGGCGTCCAGCCGAACGACCGGATCACCGCAATCGACGGGGTCGCCGTCGCGGACAACGACCACCTCCTCGAACGCCTCGACGCCGCGGAGGGCGAGACGATCACCGTCGAGCGCAACGGCGAGGAGACGGTAACGATCGAGCGCTCGCTGGTCGTGACGGCGGCCGCGTCGACGAACCCGGCCGACCTCGCGGTCGGCGACTCGATCCTCGCGGTCGACGGTGAGTCGATCGCGACCGAGGACGGCCTGCTGGCGGCCGTCGGCGACGCGGAGGTCGTCACGCTGACGATCGAGCGCGCCGACGGCGGCGACCGCGTCGACCGCGAGGTGCCGATCGGCGCCGCGGTCGAGGTCGACGCCGACGGCCCGCTGGCCGCGAGCGGCGCCCCGGGCGGGGCGAACCTCGTGATCACCGAGTTCGACGGCGAGCGGATCTACGCGTACGAGGAACTCGCGGGGGCGCTGTCGGACCGCGAGCCCGGCGAGACGGTCGCCGTCGCCGGCTACCGCGACGGCGAGCGCGTCTCCTACGAGGTCACCCTCGGCGAGCACCCCCGGACCGACGCCGGCTTCCTCGGCATCCTCGGGACGCCCGGCGTCTCCGGGTTCTCGGCGACGGCGATCGGCGTCGAAGCCTACCCCGCAGACCAGTTCCTCGCCGCGCTCGGCGGCGACGGCGCCGGCGCCGAGGTCGCCGACAGCTTCCTCGGAAAGATCGGTCTCGCGCTGTTCCTGCCGCTGGCGTCGGTCGTCGGCGTCTTCCCGTTCAACTTCGCCGGCTTCGTCGGCGGCATCGAGAACTTCTATCAGGTGCAGGGGCCGCTCGCGTTGCTCGGCGACTGGGTGGTCTTCGGGCTCGCGAACGCGCTGTTCTGGACCGGCTGGATCAACGTCCAACTGGGCTTTTTCAACTGCGTCCCGGCGTTCCCGCTCGACGGCGGGCACATCCTCCGGACGAGCACCGAGGCCGTCATCTCGCGGCTCCCGATCGAGGCCACCCGCGGGATGGTCCGGGTCGTGACGACGACCGTCGGTCTGACGATGCTGATCAGCTTCCTGACGATGCTGTTCGGGCCGCAGTTACTCGCCGGCTGA